One segment of Stomatobaculum sp. F0698 DNA contains the following:
- a CDS encoding sugar ABC transporter ATP-binding protein, which yields MSDQKEDIILSIRGMSKSFGRNRVLDHIELNLRRGSVMGLMGENGAGKSTMMKCLFGSYQKDEGEIILDGHEVSFSGPKDALENGIAMVHQELNQCLERSVVDNLFLGRYPVNSMGIVDEARMKKEAAELFRSLGMTVNLTQPMRNMSVSQRQMCEIAKAISYNSKIIVLDEPTSSLTEPEVRKLFAMMRKLRDQGISLIYISHKMDEIFEICDQVSVLRDGKLVMTKDTKDTDLNELIAAMVGRSLENRFPPVDNTPGKDILSIQHLSTKFEPHIQDVSFNVREGEIFGLYGLVGAGRTELLETIFGIRTRAAGRVYYGGELMNFNSAKEAMEHGFALITEERKANGLFLKGDLTFNTTIANLKHYKNGPALSEQRMTKATTKQLKTMRTKCMGPEDLISSLSGGNQQKVIFGKWLEREPRVFMMDEPTRGIDVGAKYEIYDLIIRMAKEGKTIIVVSSEMPEILGITNRIGVMSNGYLSGIVETKETNQEELLRLSAKYL from the coding sequence ATGTCAGATCAAAAAGAAGATATCATCTTATCCATACGAGGTATGTCGAAGTCCTTCGGCAGAAACCGCGTTCTGGATCACATTGAGCTCAATTTGAGACGGGGCTCCGTCATGGGGCTCATGGGAGAGAACGGCGCCGGAAAGTCCACCATGATGAAGTGCCTCTTCGGAAGCTATCAGAAGGACGAGGGCGAGATCATTCTCGACGGACACGAGGTCTCGTTTTCGGGGCCGAAAGACGCATTGGAAAACGGAATTGCCATGGTTCATCAGGAGCTGAATCAGTGCCTGGAGCGCTCGGTTGTGGACAATCTCTTCCTCGGGCGCTACCCCGTGAATTCCATGGGCATTGTGGATGAGGCGAGAATGAAGAAAGAGGCTGCGGAGCTCTTCCGAAGTCTCGGCATGACCGTGAACCTGACCCAGCCGATGCGCAACATGTCTGTCTCACAGCGGCAGATGTGCGAGATTGCAAAGGCAATTTCTTACAATTCCAAGATTATCGTGCTGGATGAGCCGACCTCCTCGCTCACCGAGCCCGAGGTCAGAAAGTTGTTCGCGATGATGCGGAAACTCCGGGATCAGGGCATCTCCCTCATTTACATCTCGCACAAGATGGATGAGATTTTTGAGATTTGCGACCAGGTCTCGGTGCTCCGAGACGGCAAGCTGGTCATGACGAAGGACACGAAGGACACCGACTTAAACGAGCTGATCGCAGCCATGGTCGGACGCTCGCTCGAGAATCGTTTCCCGCCGGTCGACAATACGCCGGGCAAGGACATCCTCTCGATTCAGCACCTCTCGACCAAGTTCGAGCCGCACATTCAGGACGTGAGCTTTAATGTCCGCGAGGGCGAGATCTTCGGTCTCTACGGCCTGGTCGGTGCGGGCAGAACGGAGCTCCTCGAGACCATTTTCGGCATACGCACCCGCGCTGCGGGCCGCGTCTATTACGGCGGAGAGCTCATGAACTTCAACTCGGCGAAGGAGGCCATGGAGCACGGCTTCGCGCTGATCACCGAGGAGAGAAAGGCCAACGGTCTCTTCCTCAAGGGAGACCTCACCTTTAACACGACCATTGCGAACCTGAAGCACTATAAGAACGGTCCGGCGCTCTCCGAGCAGAGGATGACAAAGGCGACCACGAAGCAGTTAAAGACCATGCGCACCAAGTGCATGGGCCCCGAGGATTTGATTTCGAGTCTCTCGGGCGGAAACCAGCAGAAGGTCATCTTCGGCAAGTGGCTCGAGCGAGAGCCGCGCGTCTTCATGATGGACGAGCCGACCCGCGGCATCGACGTCGGCGCGAAATATGAGATCTACGACCTCATCATCCGCATGGCGAAGGAGGGCAAGACCATCATCGTGGTTTCCTCCGAGATGCCGGAGATTCTGGGAATCACGAACCGCATCGGTGTGATGTCGAACGGCTATCTGTCCGGCATTGTCGAGACCAAAGAGACCAATCAGGAAGAACTGTTGCGTCTCAGCGCAAAGTACCTGTAA
- a CDS encoding galactose/methyl galactoside ABC transporter permease MglC, translating to MSQLGNEKDAAMRAEEEAKLLEPIRAHVGEIQAKIDALRKDGSDQVQKLKNRIQLLKEDKHIQKDKKDALIAEAAAALTAAQAIESKNQAEVSGLVAEAESYLKEHYEKDYLGPVTENCKRDKENAKARYQARVAELGKEHEKELARLRAEGGADLQQELKDENYVYKNKLFDAKINYEQELQAIKDRRHEAFAEQYHMIDLLRMSRFTFGQAQAQRIENYKYTFNQRQFLLKNGLYIVIVMIFIALSIVTPIVKNTQLFTYNNVLNILQQASPRMFLALGVAGLILLTGTDLSIGRMTGMGMVAATIIMHKGVNTGAVFGKIFDFTSLPYVGRAVLALLTCIVLATCFTSIAGFFTARFKMHPFISTMSNMLIIFGLVTYATKGVSFGAIEPGIASMIVPKVNGFPLIIVWALAAILIVWFIWNKTRFGKNLYAVGGNPEAASVSGISVFAVTMGAFMMAGVLYGFGAWLECARMVGSGSAAYGQGWDMDAIAACVVGGVSFTGGIGKISGVVVGVLIFTALTYSLTILGIDTNLQFVFEGIIILTAVTLDCLKYVQKK from the coding sequence ATGAGTCAGTTAGGAAATGAGAAGGACGCTGCGATGCGCGCCGAGGAAGAGGCAAAGCTCCTCGAGCCGATTCGCGCACATGTCGGAGAGATACAGGCTAAGATCGACGCGCTCCGGAAGGACGGCAGCGATCAGGTACAGAAGCTGAAGAATCGCATTCAGCTCTTAAAAGAAGACAAGCACATCCAAAAGGACAAGAAGGATGCGCTGATCGCCGAGGCAGCTGCGGCGCTCACGGCGGCACAGGCGATTGAGAGTAAGAACCAGGCCGAGGTCTCGGGGCTCGTTGCCGAGGCAGAGAGTTACTTAAAAGAGCACTATGAGAAGGATTATCTGGGCCCGGTCACCGAAAACTGCAAGAGAGACAAAGAAAACGCAAAGGCACGCTATCAGGCGCGCGTCGCAGAGCTCGGCAAGGAGCATGAGAAAGAGCTTGCCCGTCTCCGCGCAGAGGGCGGTGCGGATTTGCAGCAGGAGCTGAAGGACGAGAACTACGTCTACAAGAATAAGCTCTTCGATGCAAAGATTAACTACGAGCAGGAACTGCAGGCAATCAAGGACAGAAGACACGAGGCCTTCGCCGAGCAGTATCACATGATCGATTTGCTCCGAATGTCCCGCTTCACCTTCGGACAGGCGCAGGCACAGCGCATCGAGAACTATAAGTACACCTTTAACCAGCGCCAGTTCCTCTTGAAGAACGGTCTCTATATTGTCATCGTGATGATCTTCATTGCGCTGAGCATTGTGACGCCGATTGTGAAGAACACCCAGCTCTTTACCTACAACAATGTCCTGAACATTCTGCAGCAGGCGTCTCCGCGCATGTTCCTTGCGCTCGGCGTTGCGGGTCTGATTCTCCTGACCGGTACCGACCTCTCGATCGGAAGAATGACCGGTATGGGCATGGTCGCCGCGACCATCATCATGCACAAGGGTGTCAATACCGGTGCGGTCTTCGGCAAGATTTTTGACTTTACCTCCCTGCCCTATGTGGGAAGAGCGGTGCTTGCGCTTCTTACCTGCATTGTGCTCGCAACCTGCTTTACTTCGATTGCCGGCTTCTTCACGGCGCGCTTTAAGATGCACCCCTTCATTTCGACCATGTCGAACATGCTGATTATCTTCGGTCTCGTGACCTATGCGACCAAGGGTGTGTCCTTCGGTGCCATTGAGCCGGGCATCGCTTCGATGATTGTTCCGAAGGTGAACGGCTTCCCGCTCATCATTGTCTGGGCCCTCGCGGCGATCTTGATTGTCTGGTTCATCTGGAACAAGACCCGTTTCGGAAAGAATCTCTACGCGGTCGGCGGCAACCCGGAGGCGGCTTCGGTCTCGGGTATCTCGGTCTTCGCGGTCACGATGGGCGCCTTCATGATGGCAGGTGTGCTCTACGGCTTCGGCGCATGGCTTGAGTGCGCACGCATGGTGGGTTCCGGTTCGGCGGCTTACGGCCAGGGCTGGGACATGGACGCAATCGCGGCCTGCGTGGTCGGCGGCGTTTCCTTCACCGGCGGTATCGGTAAGATTTCCGGCGTTGTGGTCGGCGTGCTGATTTTCACGGCACTCACCTATTCGCTGACCATACTCGGTATCGATACCAACCTCCAGTTCGTCTTTGAGGGTATCATCATCCTGACGGCTGTCACCCTGGACTGCTTAAAGTACGTTCAGAAGAAGTAA